In Fusobacterium massiliense, a single window of DNA contains:
- the kdd gene encoding L-erythro-3,5-diaminohexanoate dehydrogenase yields the protein MKKGCKYGTHRVIEPAGVLPQPALKISNDMEIFSNEILIDVIALNIDSASFTQIEEEAGHDVEKIKNKIKEIVAERGKMQNPVTGSGGMLIGKIEKIGDDLVGETDLKVGDKIATLVSLSLTPLRIDEIIDIKPAIDRVEIKGKAILFESGIYAVLPEDMPENLALAALDVAGAPAQVAKLVKPCQSVAILGSAGKSGMLCAYEAVKRVGPTGKVIGVVRNEKEKALLERVSSKVKVVIADATKPMEVLNAVLEANNGKEVDVAINCVNVTNTEMSTILPVKEFGIAYFFSMATGFSKAALGAEGVGKDITMIVGNGYTVDHAAITLEELRESSVLREIFNELYL from the coding sequence ATGAAGAAAGGGTGTAAATATGGTACACATAGGGTTATTGAACCTGCTGGAGTTTTACCACAACCAGCTTTAAAAATATCAAATGACATGGAAATTTTCTCAAATGAAATTTTAATAGATGTAATTGCTCTTAATATAGATTCAGCATCTTTCACTCAAATAGAAGAAGAAGCTGGGCATGATGTAGAAAAGATAAAAAATAAAATAAAAGAAATAGTTGCTGAAAGAGGGAAAATGCAAAATCCAGTAACTGGTTCTGGAGGAATGTTAATAGGGAAAATAGAAAAAATTGGTGATGATTTAGTTGGAGAGACTGATTTGAAAGTTGGAGATAAAATAGCAACTTTAGTTTCACTTTCATTAACTCCATTAAGAATAGATGAAATAATAGATATTAAACCTGCAATAGATAGAGTAGAAATCAAGGGTAAAGCAATTTTATTTGAAAGTGGAATATATGCAGTATTACCAGAAGATATGCCAGAAAATCTTGCTTTAGCAGCACTTGATGTTGCAGGAGCACCAGCACAAGTTGCAAAACTTGTAAAACCTTGTCAATCAGTTGCAATTTTAGGTTCGGCAGGAAAATCTGGAATGCTTTGTGCTTATGAAGCAGTAAAGAGAGTGGGACCTACTGGAAAAGTTATAGGTGTTGTAAGAAATGAAAAAGAAAAGGCATTACTTGAAAGAGTAAGCTCAAAAGTAAAAGTTGTTATAGCAGATGCTACAAAACCTATGGAAGTATTAAATGCAGTTCTTGAAGCTAATAACGGTAAAGAAGTAGATGTAGCTATAAACTGTGTAAATGTTACAAACACAGAAATGTCAACAATTTTACCAGTTAAAGAATTTGGAATAGCTTATTTCTTCTCTATGGCAACTGGATTCTCTAAAGCTGCATTAGGTGCTGAAGGAGTAGGAAAAGATATAACTATGATAGTTGGTAATGGATATACAGTAGACCATGCAGCAATAACTTTAGAAGAATTAAGAGAAAGTTCAGTATTAAGAGAAATTTTCAATGAACTATATTTATAA
- the kal gene encoding 3-aminobutyryl-CoA ammonia lyase produces the protein MKSLIRLRMSSHDAHYGGNLVDGARMLQLFGDVATELLIQLDGDEGLFKAYDSVEFMAPVFAGDYIEAVGEIVNVGNSSRKMVFEARKVIVPRPDISESAADVLAEPIVVCRATGTCVTPKNKQRGKK, from the coding sequence ATGAAATCATTAATCAGATTGAGAATGAGTTCTCACGATGCACATTATGGTGGAAATTTAGTTGATGGAGCAAGAATGTTACAACTTTTTGGAGATGTAGCAACTGAGCTTTTAATTCAATTAGATGGAGATGAAGGATTATTTAAAGCCTATGACAGTGTTGAATTTATGGCTCCTGTTTTTGCTGGAGACTATATTGAAGCTGTTGGTGAAATAGTAAATGTAGGAAATAGCTCAAGAAAAATGGTGTTTGAAGCAAGAAAAGTTATAGTTCCAAGACCAGATATTTCTGAATCAGCTGCTGATGTTTTGGCAGAACCTATAGTTGTTTGTAGAGCAACAGGAACTTGTGTAACACCTAAAAACAAACAAAGAGGTAAAAAATAA
- the kamE gene encoding lysine 5,6-aminomutase subunit beta: MSSGLYSTEKRDFDTTLDLTQVRPYGDTMNDGKIQMSFTLPVPCNEKGIEAALQLARKMGFINPAVAFSEALDKEFSFYVVYGATSFSVDYTSIKVQALEIDTMDMHECEKYIEENIGREVVMVGASTGTDAHTVGIDAIMNMKGYAGHYGLERYKGVRAYNLGSQVPNEDFIKKAIELKADALLVSQTVTQKDVHIENLTNLVELLEAEGLRDKIILIAGGARITNDLAKELGYDAGFGPGKYADDVATFVLKEMVQRGMK; encoded by the coding sequence ATGAGTTCAGGTTTATATTCAACAGAAAAAAGAGATTTTGATACAACACTTGATTTGACTCAAGTTAGACCTTATGGAGATACAATGAATGATGGTAAAATTCAAATGAGTTTTACTTTACCAGTTCCTTGTAATGAAAAAGGAATAGAAGCGGCTTTGCAACTTGCTAGAAAAATGGGATTTATAAATCCTGCTGTAGCATTTTCTGAAGCACTTGATAAAGAATTTTCATTTTATGTAGTTTATGGAGCAACTTCTTTTAGTGTAGATTATACTTCGATAAAAGTTCAAGCATTAGAAATAGATACTATGGATATGCATGAATGTGAAAAATATATAGAAGAAAATATTGGTAGAGAAGTAGTAATGGTTGGAGCAAGTACAGGAACAGACGCTCATACAGTTGGTATTGATGCCATTATGAATATGAAAGGTTATGCTGGACATTATGGACTTGAAAGATATAAAGGAGTTAGAGCTTATAATTTAGGAAGTCAAGTTCCGAACGAAGATTTTATTAAAAAAGCAATAGAGCTTAAAGCTGATGCACTTTTAGTATCACAAACAGTTACTCAAAAAGATGTTCACATAGAAAATTTGACTAACTTAGTTGAATTATTAGAAGCAGAAGGGCTAAGAGACAAAATAATCTTAATAGCTGGAGGAGCTAGAATAACTAATGATCTTGCCAAAGAATTAGGTTATGATGCAGGTTTTGGTCCTGGGAAATATGCAGATGATGTAGCTACATTTGTTTTAAAAGAAATGGTTCAAAGAGGTATGAAATAA
- a CDS encoding Na+/H+ antiporter NhaC family protein, giving the protein MKAFFKLSPVLLLAILMMRGFDALLAAPLATIYACIIAMVFSKEKFSNVIDHAIDNVKEIQVALFILMAAYAMAEAFMSTGVGASLILIALKIGITAKTVAVVGAVVTSILSIATGTSWGTFAACAPIFLWLNHIVGGNVLLTTAAIAGGACFGDNIGLISDTTIVSSGIQKVEVIKRVRHQGVWSGLVLLTGIILFAVVGFSMDLPSTIGDPKQAIDSIPADVWTALAEKRESAVKLLEQVKAGVPLYMAVPLLIVLILAFMGYQTFICLFSGLFFAYLFGLMAGTVTSTMDYLNMMMSGFASAGGWVIVMMMWVAAFGGIMKSMNAFEPISKLLSKISGSVRQLMFYNGLLCIFGNAALADEMAQIVTIGPIIREMVDNNVDGKPEDIYVLKLRNATFSDAMGVFGSQLIPWHVYIGFYVGIASIVYPLHTFVPIDIIKYNFIAMIAVFSMLILTLTGLDRLIPLFKLPAEPDVRLKKFANK; this is encoded by the coding sequence ATGAAGGCTTTTTTTAAACTAAGTCCAGTATTATTGCTGGCGATACTTATGATGAGAGGTTTTGATGCTCTACTTGCTGCACCACTTGCTACTATTTATGCGTGTATTATTGCAATGGTTTTTTCAAAAGAAAAATTTTCTAATGTTATAGATCATGCAATAGATAATGTTAAGGAAATTCAAGTTGCATTATTTATATTGATGGCAGCTTATGCAATGGCAGAAGCATTTATGTCAACTGGTGTTGGTGCTTCACTTATTTTGATAGCTTTAAAAATTGGAATTACAGCTAAAACTGTTGCAGTAGTTGGAGCTGTTGTTACTTCTATACTTTCAATAGCAACAGGAACAAGTTGGGGAACATTTGCAGCTTGTGCACCTATATTCTTATGGTTAAATCATATAGTTGGTGGAAATGTTTTACTTACAACAGCAGCAATAGCTGGGGGAGCTTGTTTTGGAGATAACATAGGTCTTATTTCAGATACTACAATAGTAAGTTCAGGGATTCAAAAAGTTGAAGTTATTAAAAGAGTTAGACACCAAGGTGTTTGGTCAGGATTAGTTTTATTAACTGGAATAATTTTATTTGCAGTTGTAGGATTTAGTATGGATTTACCATCTACAATAGGAGACCCTAAGCAAGCTATAGATAGTATTCCTGCTGATGTGTGGACAGCACTTGCTGAAAAAAGAGAATCTGCTGTAAAATTATTAGAACAAGTTAAGGCAGGGGTTCCTTTATATATGGCAGTACCTTTGTTAATAGTTTTAATATTAGCATTTATGGGATATCAAACATTTATTTGTTTATTCTCAGGATTATTTTTTGCTTACTTGTTTGGATTAATGGCAGGAACAGTTACAAGTACTATGGATTATCTAAATATGATGATGAGTGGTTTTGCTTCAGCTGGAGGTTGGGTAATTGTTATGATGATGTGGGTTGCTGCTTTTGGTGGTATTATGAAAAGTATGAATGCATTTGAACCTATATCTAAATTATTATCTAAAATTTCTGGAAGTGTAAGACAATTAATGTTTTACAATGGACTTCTATGTATATTTGGAAATGCTGCCCTTGCAGATGAAATGGCACAAATAGTTACAATAGGACCTATTATTAGAGAAATGGTTGATAACAATGTTGATGGGAAACCAGAAGATATTTATGTGTTAAAATTAAGAAATGCCACATTTAGTGATGCTATGGGTGTATTTGGTTCTCAACTTATTCCTTGGCATGTATACATAGGATTTTATGTAGGAATAGCTTCAATAGTTTATCCATTACATACATTTGTTCCAATTGATATTATAAAATATAATTTTATAGCTATGATAGCTGTATTTAGTATGTTAATTCTGACATTAACTGGTCTTGATAGACTTATACCTTTATTCAAATTACCAGCTGAACCAGATGTTAGATTAAAAAAATTTGCTAACAAATAA
- the kamA gene encoding lysine 2,3-aminomutase → MNTVNTRAKFFPNVTDEEWNDWTWQVKNRIEKIDDLKKYVNLSEEEEEGVKKTLETLRMAITPYYFSLIDMDSDRCPVRKQAIPTIQEIHQADADLLDPLHEDEDSPVPGLTHRYPDRVLLLITDMCSMYCRHCTRRRFAGSSDDAMPMDRIDKAIEYIARTPQVRDVLLSGGDALLVSDKKLEGIIKKLRAIPHVEVIRIGSRTPVVLPQRITPELCNMLKKYHPIWLNTHFNHPQEVTPEAKKACEMLADAGIPLGNQTVLLRGINDSVPVMKRLVHDLVMMRVRPYYIYQCDLSMGLEHFRTPVSKGIEIIEGLRGHTSGYAVPTFVVDAPGGGGKTPVMPQYVISQAPGRVVLRNFEGVITTYTEPTDYVHEPCYDEEKFEKMYEVSGVYMLDEGKQMALEPSHLARHERNRKRAEAEGAK, encoded by the coding sequence ATGAATACTGTTAACACAAGAGCTAAGTTTTTTCCAAATGTAACAGATGAAGAGTGGAATGATTGGACATGGCAAGTAAAAAATAGGATAGAAAAAATTGATGATTTAAAAAAATATGTTAATTTAAGTGAAGAAGAAGAAGAAGGAGTTAAGAAAACTCTTGAAACATTAAGAATGGCTATTACTCCATATTATTTTTCATTAATAGATATGGACAGTGATAGATGTCCTGTTAGAAAACAAGCTATACCAACTATTCAAGAAATACATCAAGCAGATGCAGATTTGTTAGACCCATTACATGAAGATGAAGATTCTCCAGTACCAGGGTTAACTCATAGATATCCAGATAGAGTTTTATTACTAATAACAGATATGTGTTCTATGTATTGTAGACATTGTACTCGTAGAAGATTTGCTGGTTCAAGTGATGATGCAATGCCTATGGATAGAATAGATAAAGCTATAGAATATATAGCAAGAACTCCTCAAGTAAGAGATGTGTTGTTATCAGGAGGAGATGCTTTACTTGTATCTGATAAAAAATTAGAAGGAATAATAAAAAAATTAAGAGCTATACCTCATGTTGAAGTAATAAGAATAGGAAGTAGAACACCAGTTGTTTTACCTCAAAGAATTACTCCAGAATTATGTAATATGTTGAAGAAATACCATCCAATTTGGTTGAATACTCACTTCAATCACCCACAAGAAGTAACTCCAGAAGCTAAAAAAGCTTGTGAAATGTTAGCTGATGCTGGTATACCTTTAGGAAACCAAACAGTATTACTAAGAGGAATTAATGATAGTGTTCCTGTTATGAAAAGACTTGTGCATGATTTAGTAATGATGAGAGTAAGACCTTATTATATTTATCAATGTGATTTATCTATGGGACTTGAACACTTTAGAACACCAGTTTCTAAAGGTATAGAAATAATTGAAGGTTTAAGAGGACATACTTCTGGATATGCAGTACCAACATTTGTTGTTGATGCACCAGGTGGAGGAGGAAAGACTCCTGTAATGCCTCAATATGTAATTTCTCAAGCTCCTGGAAGAGTAGTTTTGAGAAATTTTGAAGGAGTTATAACAACTTATACTGAACCTACAGATTATGTTCATGAACCTTGTTATGATGAAGAAAAATTTGAAAAAATGTATGAAGTAAGTGGAGTTTATATGCTAGATGAAGGAAAACAAATGGCACTTGAACCTAGCCACTTAGCAAGACATGAAAGAAATAGAAAGAGAGCTGAAGCTGAAGGAGCAAAATAA
- the kamD gene encoding lysine 5,6-aminomutase subunit alpha: protein MAKLDLDWGLVKEARESAKKIAADAQVFIDAHSTVTVERTICRLLGIDGVDEFGVPLPNVVVDFIKDNGNISLGVAKYIGNAMIETKLQPQEIAEKIAKKELDITKFSWHDDFDIKLALKDITHSTVERIKANRKARENYLEQFGGDKKGPYIYVIVATGNIYEDVTQAVAAARQGADVVAVIRTTGQSLLDFVPFGATTEGFGGTMATQENFRIMRKALDDVGVELGRYIRLCNYCSGLCMPEIAAMGALERLDMMLNDALYGILFRDINMKRTLVDQFFSRIINGFAGVIINTGEDNYLTTADAIEEAHTVLASQFINEQFALIAGLPEEQMGLGHAFEMEPGTENGFLLELAQAQMAREIFPKAPLKYMPPTKFMTGNIFKGHIQDALFNIVTITTGQKVHLLGMLTEAIHTPFMSDRALSIENARYIFNNLKDFGNDIEFKKGGIMNTRAQEVLKKAADLLKTIESIGIFKTIEKGIFGGVRRPIDGGKGLAGVFEKDSTYFNPFIPLMLGGDK from the coding sequence ATGGCGAAATTGGATCTTGACTGGGGTTTAGTTAAAGAAGCTCGTGAGTCTGCAAAAAAGATAGCAGCTGATGCCCAAGTTTTTATTGATGCACATAGTACAGTTACAGTAGAAAGAACAATTTGTAGATTATTAGGAATAGATGGTGTAGATGAGTTTGGTGTTCCTTTACCAAATGTTGTTGTAGATTTCATAAAAGACAATGGAAATATAAGTCTAGGAGTAGCAAAATATATTGGGAATGCTATGATAGAAACTAAGCTACAACCTCAAGAAATAGCTGAAAAAATTGCAAAAAAAGAATTGGATATAACAAAATTTAGTTGGCATGATGATTTTGATATCAAGTTAGCCTTAAAGGATATAACTCATAGTACAGTAGAGAGAATAAAGGCTAATAGAAAGGCTAGAGAAAATTATTTAGAACAATTTGGTGGAGATAAAAAAGGACCTTATATCTATGTTATAGTTGCAACAGGAAATATATATGAAGATGTTACTCAAGCAGTTGCAGCAGCTAGACAAGGAGCAGATGTTGTTGCTGTTATTAGAACAACAGGTCAATCTTTACTAGACTTTGTTCCATTTGGAGCAACAACTGAAGGTTTCGGGGGAACAATGGCAACTCAAGAAAACTTTAGGATAATGAGAAAAGCCCTTGATGATGTTGGAGTTGAACTTGGAAGATACATAAGACTATGCAACTATTGCTCTGGACTTTGTATGCCAGAAATAGCAGCAATGGGAGCATTAGAAAGACTTGATATGATGTTAAATGACGCTTTATACGGAATACTATTTAGAGATATAAATATGAAAAGAACATTGGTTGATCAATTCTTCTCAAGAATTATTAATGGATTTGCTGGAGTTATTATAAATACAGGGGAAGACAACTATTTAACAACAGCTGATGCAATAGAAGAAGCTCATACAGTTTTAGCTTCTCAATTTATCAACGAGCAATTTGCATTGATTGCTGGTTTACCTGAAGAACAAATGGGACTTGGACATGCTTTTGAAATGGAACCAGGAACTGAAAACGGATTTTTATTAGAACTTGCTCAAGCACAAATGGCAAGAGAAATATTCCCTAAAGCACCTTTAAAATATATGCCACCTACAAAATTTATGACAGGAAATATATTTAAAGGGCATATACAAGATGCTTTATTTAATATTGTTACAATAACAACAGGACAAAAAGTTCACTTATTAGGAATGCTTACAGAAGCAATTCATACACCTTTTATGTCTGACAGAGCATTATCTATAGAAAATGCAAGATATATTTTCAATAATTTAAAAGATTTTGGAAATGATATAGAATTTAAAAAAGGTGGAATAATGAATACAAGAGCTCAAGAAGTTCTTAAAAAAGCAGCTGATTTATTAAAAACAATAGAAAGCATAGGAATATTTAAAACAATAGAAAAAGGTATATTTGGTGGGGTTAGAAGACCTATAGATGGTGGAAAAGGTCTTGCTGGTGTATTTGAAAAAGATAGTACATATTTTAATCCTTTCATTCCATTGATGTTAGGAGGGGATAAATAA
- the kamB gene encoding lysine 5,6-aminomutase reactivase subunit KamB: MLDTYKFIEKYKRISIIGMEKNVGKTTLLNKLITDIGKKKKLGLTSIGRDGEDVDVVTSTDKPRIYVREGSIVATARDCLNRCDITKEILYVTDFTTPMGDIVIVRALSDGYVDVAGPSYNKQVKFVVELMEKFGSEISIVDGALGRKSTAISEVSDATILSTGAALSLDMLKVIEETKKTVYFLELKEVDENIKSQVNKYNSEKAILFYKNNEIKILNVTNSIDLSKVLKEYLREDLEYFYIKGAITPKIIETFIDNRGNYKNMILLAEDGTKFFLDSSLLKKAKLCGIEFKVLNKINLLFVTINPHSPLGIDFNKDDFKLRLENGLSIPVINVLGD; the protein is encoded by the coding sequence ATGTTAGATACTTATAAGTTTATTGAAAAGTATAAGAGAATATCTATAATTGGCATGGAAAAAAATGTCGGGAAGACGACTCTCCTAAATAAACTTATAACAGATATTGGTAAAAAGAAAAAGTTAGGTCTGACTTCCATAGGTAGAGATGGTGAAGATGTTGACGTTGTTACAAGTACAGATAAACCAAGAATATATGTGAGAGAAGGAAGTATTGTTGCAACAGCTAGAGATTGTTTGAACAGATGTGATATAACAAAAGAAATTTTATATGTAACAGACTTTACCACTCCTATGGGAGATATAGTGATAGTCAGAGCATTATCAGATGGCTATGTAGATGTAGCAGGACCATCTTATAATAAACAGGTAAAATTTGTTGTTGAGCTTATGGAAAAATTTGGAAGTGAAATTTCAATAGTAGATGGGGCTTTAGGAAGAAAGAGTACAGCTATAAGTGAAGTAAGTGATGCAACGATTTTATCTACAGGTGCAGCTTTATCTTTAGATATGTTAAAAGTTATTGAAGAAACAAAAAAAACAGTTTATTTTTTAGAGCTAAAAGAAGTAGATGAGAATATAAAATCACAAGTAAATAAATATAATTCTGAAAAAGCAATATTATTTTATAAAAATAATGAAATTAAAATTTTAAATGTTACAAATTCAATAGATTTATCTAAGGTTTTAAAAGAATATTTGAGAGAAGATTTAGAATATTTTTATATAAAAGGAGCAATAACACCTAAAATAATTGAAACTTTTATAGATAACAGAGGAAATTATAAAAATATGATTCTTTTAGCTGAAGATGGAACAAAGTTCTTTTTAGATAGTTCATTGTTAAAAAAAGCTAAATTATGTGGAATAGAGTTTAAAGTTTTAAATAAGATAAATTTATTATTTGTAACGATAAATCCTCATTCTCCATTAGGTATAGATTTTAATAAAGATGACTTTAAACTAAGACTAGAAAATGGACTATCTATTCCAGTTATTAATGTTTTAGGAGATTAA
- the kamC gene encoding lysine 5,6-aminomutase reactivase ATPase KamC — translation MKFIDENTLNRLNFKGLLSKIEILSAYGKNRLNSIKNFKIGEEEELNNEFLKMERIYKFISENKKATLEIETILHRFKDIRKIVENSMNDIVLDTVDLFEIKAQLLSMKDLSVCLKEYNEVFFDFIPKELDELNRILDPNDEKVATFYIYEKYSVILKEIRRQKKEVENRLFSENDYDVIKRLKDERLSILVDEEKEEFKIRKNLCETLKKYAEDYLENIKKIGDLDFILGKVKFAREFGGVKPKVSKEKKIILKNAVNIEVREYLETKNKKYTPISVELDTGTTMITGANMGGKSVALKTIAENVLLFQMGFFVFAEYSSIPLLDFVFFVSDDMQDISKGLSTFGAEIIKLKEVNEYIKNGTGLVVFDEFARGTNPKEGQKFVRALAKYLNDKTSISIITTHFDSVVERNMKHYQVVGLKNIDFESLKNKLKVNNSLELIQDNMDFTLEESVETEVPKDALNIAKLIGLDDDISEVIYREYEWEENNGEIGS, via the coding sequence ATGAAATTTATAGATGAAAATACTTTAAATAGATTAAATTTTAAGGGCTTGTTATCAAAAATTGAAATATTATCAGCCTATGGGAAAAATAGATTAAATAGTATAAAAAATTTTAAAATAGGTGAGGAAGAAGAATTAAATAATGAGTTTTTAAAAATGGAAAGAATTTATAAATTCATTTCAGAAAATAAAAAAGCTACTTTAGAAATAGAAACTATTTTACATAGATTCAAAGATATAAGAAAAATAGTTGAAAATTCTATGAATGATATAGTTTTGGATACAGTAGATTTATTTGAGATAAAAGCACAACTTTTATCTATGAAAGACTTATCGGTTTGTTTAAAAGAATACAACGAAGTATTTTTTGATTTTATTCCTAAGGAATTAGATGAGTTAAATAGAATTTTAGATCCTAATGATGAAAAAGTAGCAACTTTTTATATTTATGAAAAATATTCTGTGATTTTAAAAGAAATTCGTAGACAAAAGAAAGAAGTAGAAAATAGATTGTTTTCTGAAAATGACTATGATGTTATAAAAAGATTAAAAGATGAAAGATTATCTATCTTGGTTGATGAAGAAAAAGAAGAATTTAAAATCAGAAAAAATTTATGTGAAACTTTGAAAAAATATGCAGAAGATTATTTAGAAAATATAAAGAAAATTGGAGATTTAGACTTTATTTTAGGAAAGGTTAAATTTGCAAGAGAATTTGGGGGAGTAAAGCCAAAAGTTTCAAAAGAAAAAAAAATAATCTTAAAAAATGCAGTAAATATAGAAGTTAGAGAATATCTAGAAACAAAAAATAAAAAGTATACTCCTATAAGTGTAGAATTAGATACGGGAACAACTATGATTACGGGAGCTAATATGGGTGGGAAAAGTGTTGCATTGAAGACAATAGCAGAAAATGTGTTACTTTTTCAAATGGGATTTTTTGTTTTTGCAGAATATTCAAGTATACCTCTTTTAGATTTTGTATTTTTTGTATCAGATGATATGCAAGATATATCAAAAGGGCTTAGTACTTTTGGAGCGGAAATAATAAAATTAAAAGAAGTAAATGAATATATAAAAAATGGAACTGGGCTTGTGGTTTTTGATGAGTTTGCAAGAGGAACAAATCCAAAAGAAGGACAAAAGTTCGTTAGAGCTTTGGCAAAATATCTTAATGATAAAACAAGTATTTCTATTATAACTACACATTTTGATTCTGTTGTTGAAAGAAATATGAAACATTATCAAGTTGTAGGTTTAAAAAATATAGATTTTGAAAGTTTAAAAAATAAATTGAAGGTAAATAATTCTTTAGAGTTAATTCAAGATAATATGGACTTTACTTTGGAAGAAAGTGTAGAAACTGAAGTTCCTAAAGATGCTTTGAATATAGCAAAATTAATAGGGTTGGATGACGATATATCGGAAGTAATTTATAGAGAGTATGAATGGGAGGAAAATAATGGCGAAATTGGATCTTGA
- a CDS encoding DMT family transporter: MTISKKTKGIFWMLISVIGFTFMGIAVKYLPNIPTYEKVFFRNSVSFLVSAFVLFQEHETIKVEKKNIPFVFGRSFFGFVGMVANFYALENLTMAEANMLNKLSPVFVTICACIFLKEKVDKKQIIGIILMLIAVVFVIKPSISPAVIPSLVGLFSAVLAGFSYTIIRYLNGKVKSEINVFYFSLLSVICAFPMMISNFVKPSLVEFMILLGGIGISAALGQFGLTYAYTFAPASEVSIYNYVIIITSMIMDYVLFTTIPDLFSFIGGTMIITTAIFLYFHNRKKIDTSN, from the coding sequence ATGACAATAAGTAAAAAAACTAAAGGTATATTTTGGATGTTAATATCTGTAATTGGATTCACATTTATGGGGATAGCAGTAAAATATTTACCAAATATACCAACATATGAAAAAGTATTTTTTAGAAATTCTGTAAGTTTTTTAGTGTCAGCTTTTGTCTTGTTTCAAGAACATGAAACTATAAAAGTTGAGAAAAAAAATATACCATTTGTTTTTGGGAGATCTTTTTTTGGTTTCGTTGGAATGGTAGCTAATTTTTATGCTCTTGAGAATTTAACGATGGCAGAAGCAAATATGTTGAACAAATTATCTCCTGTTTTTGTGACAATCTGTGCTTGTATATTTTTGAAAGAAAAAGTTGATAAAAAACAAATTATAGGAATAATTTTAATGTTAATAGCTGTAGTTTTTGTAATAAAACCTAGTATTTCACCAGCAGTTATTCCTAGTTTAGTGGGCTTGTTTTCAGCTGTTTTAGCTGGTTTTTCTTATACTATAATAAGATATCTTAATGGTAAGGTTAAATCAGAAATAAATGTGTTTTATTTTTCATTACTATCTGTCATTTGTGCTTTTCCAATGATGATATCAAATTTTGTAAAACCTTCCTTAGTAGAATTTATGATATTATTAGGTGGAATAGGTATTTCAGCAGCATTAGGACAGTTCGGACTTACATATGCGTATACATTTGCTCCAGCATCGGAAGTTTCTATTTATAACTATGTAATTATAATAACGAGTATGATAATGGATTATGTATTATTTACAACTATTCCAGATTTATTCAGTTTTATAGGTGGGACAATGATAATAACAACAGCTATTTTCTTATATTTTCATAATAGAAAAAAAATTGATACTTCAAATTAG
- the kce gene encoding 3-keto-5-aminohexanoate cleavage enzyme codes for MEKLIITAAICGAEVTKEHNPAVPYTVEEIAREAESAYKAGASIIHLHVREDDGTPTQDKERFKKCIDAIREKCPDVIIQPSTGGAVGMTDLERLQPTELHPEMATLDCGTCNFGGDEVFVNTENTIKNFGKILIERGVKPEIEVFDKGMIDYAIRYQKQGFIQKPMHFDFVLGVQMSASARDLVFMSESIPEGSTWTVAGVGRHQFQMAALAIVMGGHVRVGFEDNVYIDKGVLAKSNGELVERVVRLAKELGREIATPDEAREILSLKK; via the coding sequence GTGGAAAAATTAATAATAACAGCAGCTATTTGTGGAGCTGAGGTAACAAAAGAACATAATCCTGCCGTTCCTTATACTGTTGAAGAAATAGCAAGAGAAGCAGAGTCAGCATATAAAGCTGGAGCCAGTATAATTCATTTACATGTTAGAGAAGACGACGGAACTCCAACTCAAGATAAAGAAAGATTTAAAAAATGTATAGATGCAATAAGAGAAAAATGTCCTGATGTAATAATACAACCATCTACTGGTGGAGCTGTAGGAATGACAGATTTAGAAAGATTACAACCTACAGAGTTGCATCCAGAAATGGCAACGTTAGATTGTGGAACTTGTAATTTTGGTGGAGATGAAGTTTTTGTAAATACAGAAAATACAATTAAAAATTTTGGAAAAATTCTTATTGAAAGAGGAGTAAAACCAGAAATAGAAGTTTTTGATAAAGGTATGATAGATTATGCTATAAGATATCAAAAACAAGGATTTATACAAAAACCAATGCATTTTGATTTTGTATTAGGTGTACAAATGTCAGCATCTGCAAGAGATTTAGTATTTATGTCTGAAAGCATACCAGAAGGTTCTACTTGGACTGTTGCAGGTGTAGGAAGACATCAATTCCAAATGGCTGCCTTAGCAATAGTTATGGGAGGACATGTAAGGGTTGGATTTGAAGATAATGTATATATAGACAAAGGAGTTTTAGCAAAATCAAATGGAGAACTTGTTGAAAGAGTTGTAAGACTAGCAAAGGAGCTAGGTAGAGAAATTGCAACACCTGATGAAGCAAGAGAAATATTAAGTTTAAAAAAATAA